The proteins below come from a single Benincasa hispida cultivar B227 chromosome 4, ASM972705v1, whole genome shotgun sequence genomic window:
- the LOC120075411 gene encoding light-harvesting complex-like protein OHP2, chloroplastic produces the protein MSGACSIPFAKIKIPPPSSSPAAAVSPSASASSSASSSSPHTSLRFSSSKPFVFTIRSSQTEGPLRRPAAPSLREPSPPSPSSPTPPLKPTPPPQSPPSPVSPVVKQDNVITLEFQRQKAKELQEYFKQKKLDEADQGPFFGFIGKNEISNGRWAMFGFAVGLLTEYATGSNFVDQVKILLSNFGIVDLE, from the exons ATGTCGGGGGCTTGTTCGATCCCCTTTGCCAAGATCAAAATCCCTCCGCCTTCCTCCTCGCCGGCCGCCGCCGTTTCTCCCTCCGCCTCCGCCTCCTCTTCCGCTTCTTCATCCTCCCCTCACACTTCCCTCCGATTCTCCTCCTCCAAGCCTTTCGTCTTCACCATTAGGAGCTCTCAGACCGAAGGCCCTCTTCGGAGACCCGCGGCTCCTTCTCTCAGAGAGCCGTCACCGCCTTCGCCGTCTTCGCCGACGCCTCCTCTCAAGCCTACTCCTCCCCCGCAATCGCCTCCGTCGCCGGTGTCTCCTGTTGTGAAACAGGATAATGTGATTACATTGGAGTTTCAGAGGCAGAAAGCTAAGGAGCTTCAGGAGTATTTTAAGCAGAAGAAGCTTGATGAAGCTGATCAGGGACCGTTCTTTGGCTTCATCGGgaagaatgaaatttccaatGGGAG GTGGGCTATGTTTGGTTTTGCTGTTGGATTACTGACAGAGTATGCAACTGGTTCAAACTTTGTTGATCAAGTAAAGATCCTTCTCTCAAATTTTGGGATAGTAGATCTCGAATGA
- the LOC120075409 gene encoding putative serine/threonine-protein kinase, producing the protein MQPTSALILASVASFSVATLFLFCIFFLCRHLKSKHQTTRQQQVRDRNLDLSSITVDESASFDPSLRISMAELRVATKNFSNDLVVGDGSFGLVYKARLSSGATVAIKKLNPDAFQGFREFRAEMETLGKLRHRNIVKILGYCVSGSDRLLIYEFIERGSLDNCLYETSTSAEADQDSDGYLPSRLPLPWETRLKIMRGVANGLSYLHGLPQPIIHRDIKAGNVLLDSEFEAHIADFGLARMIETSNSHVSTQFAGTMGYMPPEYRAGVTVATVKADVYSFGILMFEIAMGQRPNLPMLLDDREVGLIEWARILVAQNKHMEMVDASISKDELIEANVKEYFRIACLCTSENSRERPPMSNVVELLDRICNVKLRDDDEYQNKLDE; encoded by the coding sequence ATGCAACCCACCTCAGCTCTAATTCTCGCATCCGTCGCCAGTTTCTCCGTCGCAACCCTATTCCTCTTCTGCATCTTCTTCCTCTGCCGACACCTCAAATCCAAGCATCAAACCACCCGCCAACAGCAAGTTCGCGACCGCAATTTAGATCTCTCCTCCATCACCGTCGATGAGAGCGCCTCCTTCGATCCTTCCCTCAGAATCTCCATGGCTGAACTCCGTGTCGCTACCAAGAATTTCAGCAACGATTTAGTCGTCGGCGATGGCTCCTTCGGCCTCGTTTACAAGGCTCGCCTCTCCTCCGGCGCTACCGTCGCCATCAAGAAACTCAATCCTGACGCCTTCCAAGGATTCCGAGAATTCCGCGCCGAGATGGAAACTCTCGGAAAACTCCGCCATCGGAACATCGTCAAAATCTTGGGATACTGTGTTTCCGGCTCCGATAGGCTCTTGATCTACGAATTCATAGAGAGAGGAAGTCTCGATAATTGCTTGTACGAGACGTCGACTTCGGCGGAGGCCGATCAGGATTCCGATGGTTATTTGCCCTCACGGCTGCCATTGCCCTGGGAGACCAGATTGAAGATCATGAGAGGCGTTGCTAATGGGCTTTCCTATTTACATGGGCTTCCTCAGCCCATTATCCATAGAGATATCAAGGCCGGCAATGTCTTATTGGACTCCGAATTCGAGGCCCATATTGCTGATTTTGGGCTGGCCCGTATGATTGAAACCTCTAATTCCCACGTTTCTACTCAGTTCGCCGGAACTATGGGCTACATGCCGCCGGAGTACAGGGCCGGAGTGACGGTGGCGACGGTGAAGGCTGACGTGTACAGTTTTGGGATTTTAATGTTTGAGATTGCCATGGGCCAGAGGCCCAATTTGCCTATGTTATTGGACGACAGAGAAGTGGGCTTAATAGAATGGGCTAGGATTTTAGTGGCCCAAAATAAACATATGGAAATGGTTGATGCTAGCATTTCCAAGGATGAACTAATAGAGGCCAATGTGAAGGAATATTTTAGGATTGCTTGTTTGTGCACGAGTGAGAATTCTAGAGAAAGACCTCCCATGTCTAATGTTGTTGAGCTCTTGGATCGAATTTGCAACGTGAAACTACGGGACGATGACGAGTATCAAAATAAGCTCGACGAGTAA